One Thiocapsa sp. genomic window carries:
- a CDS encoding ATP-binding protein codes for MRFFNTEGPNRPENHYTLPPLSRWDLGEILALIDQKKYFLLHAPRQTGKTTCLLALMEHLNQEGRYRALYANLEGAQAYRERLDPAMATIVTDIAAAAGVWLGDREPARQAAAILASTPPGSALGVFLTQWCQGATQPLVLLLDEVDALIGDTLLSLLRQLRAGYPQRPTAFPQTIILCGVRDLRDYRIHASSEREAITGGSAFNIKAESLRLGDFSAAETRTLLLEHTRETGQVFTPEALDRVWELTQGQPWLVNALAYRACFKLPAGRDRTQPITVELIDQAKEAMIVERVTHLDQLAHKLQEPRVRRVIEPILAGTALGEVPTDDRDYLVDLGLLRRDGAGGLVVANPIYREVLPRMLASGPQDSLPQISPTWLNADGSLNPQSLLTAFLAFWRRHGQPLLGSVAYHEIAPHLVLMAFLHRVVNGGGALEREYAIGMGRMDLCLRYGAVTLGLELKVWRDREADPLVEGLEQLDGYLAGLGLDTGWLVIFDRRSNQPPIAERTACRTATSPQGRPIAVIRA; via the coding sequence CGGCAAGACCACCTGCCTGCTGGCGCTGATGGAGCATCTCAATCAAGAGGGGCGCTATCGGGCGCTCTATGCCAATCTGGAAGGGGCGCAAGCCTATCGCGAGCGGCTCGACCCGGCCATGGCGACGATCGTGACCGACATTGCCGCTGCCGCCGGCGTCTGGCTCGGCGACCGCGAGCCCGCGCGGCAGGCTGCGGCGATCCTGGCCAGTACCCCGCCCGGCTCAGCACTCGGGGTGTTTCTGACCCAGTGGTGTCAAGGCGCGACCCAACCGCTGGTGCTGCTGCTCGACGAGGTGGACGCCCTGATCGGCGACACCCTGCTCTCGCTGCTGCGCCAGTTGCGCGCCGGCTATCCGCAACGACCGACGGCCTTTCCGCAGACGATCATCCTGTGCGGGGTGCGCGACTTGCGCGACTACCGCATTCATGCCAGTTCCGAGCGCGAGGCCATCACCGGGGGCAGTGCGTTCAACATCAAGGCCGAATCGCTCCGCCTGGGCGATTTCAGCGCCGCCGAGACCCGCACCCTACTGCTGGAGCACACCCGCGAGACCGGGCAGGTCTTTACCCCCGAGGCGCTGGACCGGGTCTGGGAGCTGACCCAAGGTCAGCCCTGGCTGGTCAATGCCCTGGCGTATCGTGCCTGCTTCAAACTCCCTGCCGGCCGCGACCGCACCCAGCCGATCACAGTGGAGCTGATCGACCAGGCCAAGGAAGCGATGATCGTCGAGCGCGTGACCCATCTGGATCAATTAGCCCACAAACTCCAGGAACCACGGGTGCGCCGGGTCATCGAGCCCATCCTGGCGGGAACGGCCCTCGGGGAGGTGCCAACGGACGATCGCGACTATCTGGTCGATCTGGGCCTGTTGCGACGGGACGGTGCCGGCGGTCTGGTGGTGGCCAACCCCATCTACCGGGAGGTCCTGCCGCGGATGTTGGCGAGCGGGCCTCAAGACTCACTCCCGCAGATCAGCCCGACCTGGCTCAACGCCGACGGCAGCCTGAATCCGCAATCCCTGCTCACGGCCTTCCTCGCCTTTTGGCGCCGCCACGGTCAGCCGTTGCTGGGCAGCGTTGCCTATCATGAGATCGCCCCACACCTGGTGCTGATGGCCTTCCTGCATCGGGTGGTCAACGGCGGCGGGGCCTTGGAGCGCGAATACGCCATCGGCATGGGGCGGATGGATCTCTGTCTGCGTTATGGTGCGGTGACCCTGGGTCTGGAGCTGAAGGTCTGGCGCGACCGCGAGGCTGATCCCCTGGTCGAGGGTCTGGAACAATTGGACGGCTATTTGGCCGGTCTGGGGCTCGACACCGGCTGGCTGGTCATCTTCGACCGCCGCTCCAATCAGCCACCGATCGCCGAGCGGACCGCCTGTCGGACAGCGACCAGTCCGCAGGGCCGACCGATCGCCGTGATCCGCGCCTGA
- the kdsB gene encoding 3-deoxy-manno-octulosonate cytidylyltransferase — MSARETSDKPLGFKVVIPARYGSTRLPGKPILPIAGKPMIQHVVERARASAADEILVATDDPRIAEVCHGFGAEVVMTGSAHRSGSERITEVIELRGWDDDVVVVNLQGDEPAMPAALLDQVARDLAGIADLGMSTLAVPISDRATLFDPHVVKVVTDARGYALYFSRAPMPWHRDEFLANRAELPTSVPFLRHIGLYAYRVGFLKRYLAWAPSPLEVAESLEQLRVLWHGERIHVAIAVSEPGPGVDTASDLAKAERLLA; from the coding sequence ATGTCCGCCCGAGAGACTTCCGATAAACCCCTAGGATTCAAGGTCGTTATCCCCGCGCGCTACGGCTCGACGCGCTTGCCCGGCAAACCCATCTTGCCGATCGCCGGCAAGCCGATGATCCAACATGTCGTGGAGCGTGCGCGCGCGAGCGCCGCCGACGAGATCCTGGTCGCGACCGACGACCCGCGCATCGCCGAGGTCTGTCATGGCTTCGGAGCCGAGGTGGTCATGACCGGCAGCGCGCACCGCAGCGGATCGGAGCGCATCACCGAGGTGATCGAGCTGCGCGGCTGGGACGACGACGTGGTGGTCGTCAACCTGCAGGGCGACGAGCCGGCAATGCCGGCGGCCTTGCTGGATCAGGTCGCGCGCGACCTGGCGGGTATCGCCGATCTCGGCATGTCCACACTCGCCGTACCGATCTCGGACCGCGCGACCCTCTTCGATCCGCACGTCGTCAAGGTGGTCACGGATGCCCGAGGCTATGCGCTCTATTTCTCGCGCGCCCCGATGCCCTGGCACCGCGACGAGTTTCTCGCCAATCGCGCCGAGCTGCCGACATCGGTCCCTTTTCTCCGCCACATCGGGCTCTACGCCTATCGCGTCGGCTTCCTCAAGCGCTATCTGGCTTGGGCGCCGTCGCCCCTGGAGGTGGCGGAGTCGTTGGAGCAACTGCGCGTGCTTTGGCACGGCGAGCGTATCCATGTGGCGATCGCCGTGTCCGAGCCGGGACCGGGTGTCGATACGGCCTCCGATCTGGCCAAGGCCGAGCGGCTGTTGGCGTAA
- the lpxK gene encoding tetraacyldisaccharide 4'-kinase — protein sequence MDPNPIWYGRHPLGRILAPLSWLYCLVVQLRRLGYRKGWLASRRLPVPVVVVGNLTVGGTGKTPVVFKLAKLLRARGWRPGIITRGYGGRGGGRGSAAPRRVPPDGEPADFGDEPVLLARRSGCPVVAGPDRVAAGAIALSGGDVDILLADDGLQHYRLARDIEIALIDGARGLGNGRCLPAGPLREPRGRLDTVDLVLTNGGGSGDDRGDGYRMRLIPGAAVNLRDPAVSKPIADFIGRPVFAVAAIGNPERFFAMLRALGLEVEGRAYPDHYPFASSDLDAWPPGPVLMTEKDAVKCARFAGEDHWVLPVQAELDTAFVEAFFRKLEASPHVRPRDFR from the coding sequence ATGGACCCGAACCCCATCTGGTACGGCCGTCATCCGCTCGGCCGCATCCTCGCGCCGCTCTCCTGGCTCTATTGTTTGGTGGTCCAACTGCGTCGCCTGGGGTATCGCAAGGGCTGGCTCGCGAGCCGGCGCCTGCCGGTGCCCGTGGTGGTGGTCGGTAATCTCACCGTCGGCGGGACCGGTAAGACCCCGGTCGTCTTCAAGCTCGCGAAGCTGCTGCGGGCGCGCGGTTGGCGTCCCGGGATCATCACGAGAGGTTATGGGGGAAGAGGGGGCGGACGGGGCTCGGCCGCGCCGCGCCGGGTGCCTCCTGACGGTGAGCCCGCCGATTTCGGGGACGAGCCGGTGCTGCTGGCCCGTCGCAGCGGCTGCCCTGTCGTCGCCGGACCGGATCGTGTTGCCGCCGGTGCGATCGCCCTGTCCGGGGGCGACGTGGACATCCTGCTCGCCGACGACGGCCTCCAACACTATAGGTTGGCTCGAGACATCGAGATTGCGCTCATCGACGGCGCGCGCGGATTGGGCAACGGGCGCTGCCTGCCCGCCGGGCCGTTGCGCGAGCCGCGCGGGCGTCTGGATACGGTCGATCTGGTGCTGACCAACGGCGGCGGCTCGGGTGACGACAGGGGCGACGGGTACCGGATGCGTCTGATTCCGGGTGCGGCGGTCAATCTCCGTGACCCCGCCGTCTCCAAGCCGATCGCCGACTTCATCGGGCGGCCCGTCTTTGCGGTCGCGGCGATCGGCAACCCCGAGCGCTTCTTTGCCATGCTGCGCGCTCTGGGCCTTGAGGTGGAAGGTCGCGCCTATCCGGATCACTATCCCTTTGCATCCTCGGATCTCGATGCTTGGCCGCCCGGCCCGGTGCTTATGACCGAGAAGGACGCCGTGAAGTGCGCGCGCTTTGCCGGCGAGGATCACTGGGTTCTGCCCGTGCAGGCCGAGCTGGATACGGCCTTCGTCGAGGCATTCTTTCGCAAGCTGGAGGCATCGCCCCATGTCCGCCCGAGAGACTTCCGATAA
- the msbA gene encoding lipid A export permease/ATP-binding protein MsbA, translating into MTQDASRSEVEAGPIYRRLLGYVKPYWRMFSVSIVAMIAFAATEPLFAAMMQPLIDGSFVDRNEEIVRLMPFVLVVLFVFRGIAGFINNYCLSWVGRRVVADLRQKMFEHLLRAPTRYYDNQGSGHILAKLTYNVENVATAATSAITTLVRDGFSVIGLMAYMLYLNAGLAAIFLVIGPLMAGAVKYATKRFRRHSRRIQDRVGALTQVAQEAIEAHRVVKAFGGQPLEARRFSAINEKTRSLQMKMIATEAASVPLVQLISAVAIAVIVYLSTMQGLKEDISVGTFMSFVVAMGLLLPPVKRLTAVNAHLQRGIIAAQSLFELLDAEEERDQGRRTLERAEGRVEYRGVTHVYSPDKPPAIRDLDLVIAPGERVALVGRSGSGKSTVASLLPRFYDATAGEILIDGIPIHELNLANLRAQISLVSQDVVLFNDSIANNIAYGQAEPPSRETLERVAVNAHALDFIQALPEGFDTRIGDRGVMLSGGQRQRLAIARAMLKDAPILILDEATSALDTESERHIQAALQELMANRTTLMIAHRLSTIENADRILVMDNGQVLEQGTHGDLLAQDGYYARLHRLQFHDAGEPPAAS; encoded by the coding sequence ATGACCCAAGACGCGTCCCGCTCCGAGGTCGAGGCCGGCCCCATTTATCGACGGCTGCTCGGCTACGTCAAACCCTACTGGCGCATGTTCAGCGTTTCGATCGTCGCCATGATCGCCTTCGCGGCGACCGAGCCGCTCTTCGCGGCCATGATGCAGCCGCTGATCGACGGCAGCTTCGTGGACCGCAACGAGGAGATCGTGCGCCTCATGCCGTTCGTGCTGGTGGTGCTCTTCGTGTTTCGCGGGATCGCCGGCTTCATCAACAACTATTGTCTGAGCTGGGTCGGGCGGCGCGTGGTCGCGGATCTGCGCCAAAAGATGTTCGAGCATCTGCTGCGTGCCCCGACGCGCTATTACGATAATCAAGGCTCCGGACACATCCTCGCCAAGCTGACCTACAACGTCGAGAACGTCGCCACCGCGGCCACCTCGGCAATCACCACACTGGTCCGCGACGGCTTCAGCGTCATCGGCCTGATGGCCTATATGCTCTACCTGAACGCTGGGCTCGCGGCGATCTTCCTGGTGATCGGCCCGCTCATGGCCGGCGCGGTCAAGTACGCGACCAAGCGTTTTCGCCGCCACAGCCGGCGCATCCAAGACCGGGTCGGTGCGCTGACCCAGGTTGCGCAGGAGGCGATCGAGGCCCATCGGGTGGTCAAGGCGTTCGGCGGCCAACCACTCGAGGCGCGACGCTTCAGCGCCATCAACGAAAAGACCCGCTCGTTGCAGATGAAGATGATCGCGACCGAGGCGGCGAGTGTGCCGCTGGTTCAGTTGATCTCGGCGGTGGCGATCGCCGTGATCGTCTATCTCTCCACGATGCAGGGTCTGAAGGAAGACATCTCGGTCGGCACCTTCATGTCCTTCGTGGTCGCCATGGGTCTGCTCCTGCCGCCGGTGAAGCGTCTGACCGCGGTCAACGCCCATCTGCAGCGCGGCATCATCGCCGCCCAGAGCCTGTTCGAGCTGTTGGATGCGGAGGAGGAGCGGGATCAGGGACGGCGGACCCTGGAACGTGCCGAGGGGCGCGTCGAGTACCGCGGCGTCACCCATGTCTATTCACCCGACAAGCCGCCGGCGATCCGGGATCTCGACCTCGTCATCGCACCGGGCGAGCGGGTCGCGCTGGTCGGGCGCTCGGGCAGCGGCAAGAGCACGGTCGCAAGTCTGCTGCCGCGCTTCTACGATGCGACCGCGGGCGAGATCCTGATCGACGGTATCCCGATCCACGAGCTGAACTTGGCCAATCTACGTGCCCAGATCTCGCTGGTCAGTCAGGACGTGGTGCTCTTCAACGACAGCATCGCCAACAACATCGCCTACGGTCAGGCCGAACCGCCGAGCCGCGAGACGCTCGAGCGCGTCGCCGTGAATGCCCACGCGCTCGACTTCATCCAGGCCCTGCCCGAGGGCTTCGACACGCGTATCGGCGACCGCGGCGTCATGCTCTCGGGCGGGCAGCGCCAGCGTCTCGCGATCGCCCGGGCGATGCTCAAGGACGCCCCGATCCTCATCCTGGACGAGGCGACCTCTGCGCTCGATACCGAGTCCGAGCGTCATATCCAGGCCGCCCTGCAAGAGCTGATGGCGAACCGGACGACCCTCATGATCGCCCATCGGCTCTCCACCATCGAGAACGCCGACCGCATCCTGGTGATGGACAACGGACAGGTCCTCGAGCAGGGCACCCACGGCGATTTGCTCGCGCAGGACGGCTATTATGCCCGGCTGCACCGTCTCCAATTCCACGATGCCGGCGAGCCCCCGGCCGCGTCTTAA
- a CDS encoding biopolymer transporter ExbD produces the protein MNLRPHRREPADINLTPLIDVVFLLLIFFMVSTTFKDEARLRVQLPEAQGEEIPAEEPEMIRLVIDRSGFFNVDDRAVVDRETETLVAVLQERLGEREPLPVLIQADAQTPHQAVMTALDAASQAGLVQIAFAATRALQNDADPEPTRPASGLSAPPAVPQSAQPSAGEVAE, from the coding sequence GTGAATCTGCGTCCGCACCGTCGCGAGCCGGCCGACATCAATCTCACCCCACTGATCGATGTCGTCTTTCTGCTGCTGATCTTCTTTATGGTCTCCACCACCTTCAAGGACGAGGCGCGGCTGCGCGTGCAGTTGCCCGAGGCCCAAGGCGAGGAGATCCCGGCCGAAGAGCCCGAGATGATCCGGCTCGTCATCGATCGGAGCGGGTTCTTCAACGTCGACGATCGGGCGGTGGTCGATCGCGAGACCGAGACGCTGGTCGCGGTCTTGCAGGAACGGCTGGGAGAGCGGGAGCCCTTGCCGGTGCTGATCCAGGCCGATGCGCAGACGCCGCATCAGGCGGTGATGACGGCGCTCGATGCCGCCAGCCAAGCCGGTTTGGTGCAGATCGCCTTCGCGGCGACCCGCGCGCTGCAGAACGATGCCGATCCCGAACCGACGCGACCCGCGTCCGGGCTATCCGCTCCGCCAGCCGTACCGCAGTCCGCGCAGCCATCCGCAGGGGAGGTCGCTGAATGA
- a CDS encoding MotA/TolQ/ExbB proton channel family protein translates to MLEVMYAGGWLMVPIVACSIIATAVVIERGWTLRRSRIMPANLVTRIWEWHRRGELTDARIEEIRTGSPLGRLLASGLINRNHSREIMKEAIEDTGRQVVAELERFLNSLGTIASVAPLLGLLGTVLGMIDVFGVIMDAGVGNAAMLAGGISKALITTAAGLSVAIPALMFHRFFDNKVARLALDMEEQSLRLVEVMKGEREAGEVSA, encoded by the coding sequence TTGCTTGAAGTGATGTATGCCGGCGGTTGGCTGATGGTGCCGATCGTCGCCTGCTCGATCATCGCCACCGCCGTCGTGATCGAGCGTGGCTGGACGCTGCGGCGCTCGCGGATCATGCCGGCGAATCTGGTGACCCGGATCTGGGAGTGGCACCGTCGGGGCGAACTGACCGATGCGCGGATCGAGGAGATCCGCACCGGCTCGCCGCTCGGGCGCCTGCTTGCGTCCGGGCTCATCAATCGCAACCACTCGCGCGAGATCATGAAGGAGGCGATCGAGGACACCGGCCGCCAGGTGGTGGCCGAGCTGGAGCGCTTTCTCAACAGTCTGGGGACGATCGCCTCGGTGGCCCCGCTGCTCGGTCTGCTGGGCACGGTGCTCGGCATGATCGATGTCTTCGGCGTCATCATGGACGCCGGTGTCGGCAACGCCGCCATGCTCGCGGGCGGGATCTCCAAGGCGCTGATCACCACCGCGGCCGGTCTGTCGGTGGCCATCCCGGCGCTGATGTTTCATCGCTTCTTCGACAACAAGGTCGCACGGCTCGCACTCGACATGGAGGAGCAGTCGCTGCGGCTCGTGGAGGTGATGAAGGGCGAGCGCGAGGCCGGCGAGGTCTCCGCGTGA
- a CDS encoding LemA family protein: protein MGWTLLGLILLAAILVVVIYNRLVAGRNRYKNAFAQIDVQLTRRYDLIPNLVKVAERYMTHERETLEAVIQARNQAVGSLKQVAADPSDGAAVAMLAQAEMGVAGALGKLFALSEAYPDLKANQNMMQLSEELVSTENRVAFARQAFNDAVMGYNTLREVFPNNLIAQRFGFTAAQLLEIEAPEKREAVQVAF from the coding sequence ATGGGATGGACACTGCTTGGCCTGATCCTGCTGGCCGCGATTCTTGTCGTCGTCATCTACAACCGCCTGGTTGCCGGACGCAATCGCTACAAAAACGCCTTTGCTCAGATCGACGTCCAGCTCACGCGTCGCTATGACCTGATCCCGAATCTGGTCAAGGTCGCCGAGCGCTACATGACCCACGAGCGCGAAACGCTCGAAGCCGTCATCCAGGCCCGCAACCAAGCGGTCGGCAGCCTCAAGCAGGTCGCGGCCGATCCGAGCGACGGCGCCGCGGTGGCGATGCTGGCCCAAGCCGAGATGGGCGTGGCCGGTGCACTGGGCAAGCTGTTCGCGCTCTCCGAGGCCTACCCCGACCTCAAGGCCAACCAGAACATGATGCAGCTCTCCGAGGAGCTGGTCAGCACCGAGAACCGGGTCGCCTTCGCGCGCCAAGCCTTCAACGACGCGGTCATGGGCTACAACACCCTGCGCGAGGTCTTCCCGAACAACCTGATTGCGCAGCGCTTCGGGTTCACGGCCGCGCAGTTGTTGGAGATCGAGGCACCGGAGAAACGCGAGGCCGTCCAGGTCGCCTTCTAA
- a CDS encoding M48 family metallopeptidase — protein sequence MDFFAHQDRARRRTRLLVVLFALAVVGIVAVVDLVALAFLGLGSDPEGLGFSPVFSWDVARESLPLLIWVSLLTAGAIGLASLFRILTLRNGGGAVARGLGGVMVNADTTDPQLQRLRNVVEEMAIAAGVPVPQIYVLEQEDGINAFAAGYSPADAAIAVTRGALRTLTRAELQGVVAHEFSHILNGDMRLNIRLIGILFGILVLAIIGRLMLSVRHGRASKHTAAIVMIGLALVATGYIGLFFGRLIRASVSRQREFLADASAVQFTREPEGIAGALKKIGAAPAGSVLAADSEEIGHMLFAAGLTRRLLATHPPIADRIRAIEPGFDPAELETMQVMQTLAAPSAAGIVASMAEPRPILEGRPSPASLDADRIVEAIGRPDTARIQVAARLNRAIPEPLARAARSTEWVMTLVCYLLIDPDPEIRERQLLMVAETLGSEGERQVSTLLSAVPSLAADLRIPLLEIAFPTLRRRPQTELTRLMALLDRLIHADGRIDVFEYVLARLLAQQIQDTIAPTDAHSAGTARLSGCEDEIRDLLVILAVHGNPDQRAARTAFAAGLASLGMRPRELTPIGPDDWPERLDRALSRLDRLRMDDKQRLLRALIATLKHAGINRTEIELLRAVVAALHVPLPVLD from the coding sequence TTGGACTTCTTCGCGCATCAGGACCGCGCCCGTCGGCGCACGCGGCTCCTCGTGGTGCTGTTCGCGCTCGCCGTCGTCGGCATCGTGGCCGTCGTCGATTTGGTCGCGCTCGCCTTCCTGGGGCTCGGCTCGGATCCTGAGGGGCTCGGTTTCTCGCCGGTATTCTCGTGGGACGTGGCTCGCGAGAGCCTCCCTCTGCTCATTTGGGTCTCTCTGCTGACCGCAGGCGCAATCGGGCTCGCCAGCCTGTTCCGCATCCTCACGCTGCGCAACGGCGGCGGCGCGGTGGCGCGCGGGCTCGGCGGGGTCATGGTCAATGCGGACACGACGGATCCGCAGTTGCAGCGGTTGCGCAACGTGGTCGAGGAGATGGCCATCGCCGCGGGCGTGCCGGTGCCTCAGATCTATGTGCTCGAGCAGGAAGACGGCATCAATGCCTTCGCCGCCGGTTATTCGCCGGCCGATGCGGCCATCGCGGTCACCCGCGGCGCACTGCGGACACTGACCCGCGCGGAGCTTCAGGGCGTCGTCGCACACGAGTTCTCGCACATCCTCAACGGCGACATGCGCCTCAACATTCGCCTGATCGGGATCCTGTTCGGGATCCTGGTGCTGGCCATCATCGGCCGCCTCATGCTCTCGGTACGGCACGGCCGGGCGAGCAAGCACACTGCCGCGATCGTCATGATCGGCCTCGCGCTGGTCGCGACCGGCTATATCGGGCTCTTCTTCGGCCGGCTGATCCGTGCGTCGGTGTCGCGTCAGCGCGAGTTCTTGGCCGACGCCTCGGCTGTGCAGTTCACCCGCGAGCCCGAGGGGATCGCCGGCGCGCTGAAGAAGATCGGCGCGGCGCCGGCCGGGTCGGTGCTTGCGGCCGACAGCGAGGAGATCGGGCACATGCTCTTCGCCGCGGGGCTGACGCGTAGGCTCTTGGCCACGCATCCGCCGATCGCCGATCGCATTCGCGCGATCGAGCCGGGTTTCGACCCCGCGGAGCTGGAAACGATGCAGGTGATGCAGACGTTGGCGGCGCCGAGCGCGGCCGGCATCGTCGCCTCGATGGCCGAGCCCCGGCCGATCCTCGAAGGTCGACCGAGCCCGGCGAGTCTCGATGCCGATCGCATCGTCGAGGCCATCGGCAGGCCCGACACGGCACGGATCCAGGTCGCGGCTCGCCTGAACCGGGCGATCCCGGAACCGCTTGCACGCGCCGCCCGCTCCACCGAGTGGGTGATGACGCTGGTCTGCTATCTCTTGATCGACCCGGACCCCGAGATCCGCGAGCGCCAGCTCTTGATGGTCGCCGAGACACTCGGCAGCGAGGGCGAGCGTCAGGTCAGCACGCTCCTCTCCGCGGTGCCGAGCCTGGCCGCGGACCTGCGCATCCCGCTGCTCGAGATTGCCTTCCCGACCCTGCGCCGTCGTCCGCAGACCGAGCTGACGCGCCTGATGGCGCTGCTCGATCGGCTGATCCATGCGGACGGGCGCATCGATGTCTTCGAGTATGTCCTTGCACGCCTGCTCGCGCAGCAGATCCAAGACACCATCGCCCCGACCGATGCGCACAGCGCCGGCACTGCCCGTCTCTCCGGCTGCGAAGACGAGATCCGCGATCTACTGGTCATCCTGGCGGTGCACGGCAACCCGGATCAGCGCGCCGCCCGAACCGCGTTCGCTGCCGGTCTGGCGTCGCTCGGGATGCGTCCGCGCGAGTTGACCCCGATCGGACCGGACGACTGGCCGGAGCGTCTCGACCGTGCGCTCTCCCGGCTCGATCGGCTGCGCATGGACGACAAGCAACGCCTGCTCCGCGCTCTGATCGCGACCCTGAAACACGCCGGGATCAACCGGACGGAGATCGAGCTGTTGCGCGCCGTCGTCGCGGCGCTGCACGTCCCCTTGCCGGTGTTGGACTGA
- the recJ gene encoding single-stranded-DNA-specific exonuclease RecJ: protein MSRPLIRRAASAAALAAARTPAELLSRLYSQRGLEDAEEAAPGLSALHPASALRGIDEAVDLLVHHIRGGGHLLIVSDYDADGATGGALAVRGLRSLGAAQVSYLIPSRFAFGYGLSPAVVDAATPRRPDLLITVDNGIASLAGVARAAELGIPVMVTDHHLPGERLPDAAAILNPNQPGCAFPSKHLAGVGVVFYLLVAARARLREQGWFGAGRPEPNLADLLDLVALGTVADVVTLDRNNRILVEQGLRRIRAGRCSPGVRALLRIGGRDPSRATATDLAFVAAPRLNAAGRIEDMSVGVECLLTNDPQVAADLAAQLDALNRRRREIEGEMKDEAESSLAGLCLDGAALPPGLCLFGEDWHQGVSGIVAARIRERYHRPVIAFANGGDGFLRGSARSVEGVHVRDLIALVDRQDPGLIERFGGHAMAAGLCIRPEALPRFREAFAEAVRAVVGDRPPQPEIASDGALPQRLMTLETAETLRIAGPWGKGFPEPRFDGTFDVLSARLVGERHLKLRLAGPAAEDGPIEAIGFNLGEQISEAGGAVRLAYRLDVNDYRGNRSAQLILEHLEPAA, encoded by the coding sequence ATGTCGCGCCCCCTGATTCGACGCGCGGCGAGCGCCGCGGCGCTCGCCGCCGCCCGCACGCCGGCCGAGCTGCTCTCCAGACTCTATTCACAGCGCGGCTTGGAGGATGCCGAAGAGGCCGCGCCCGGACTCTCGGCGCTCCACCCGGCAAGCGCGCTGCGCGGCATCGATGAAGCGGTCGATCTGCTGGTGCACCACATCCGCGGCGGCGGCCATCTGCTGATCGTCTCGGACTACGACGCCGACGGTGCGACCGGCGGCGCCTTGGCGGTGCGGGGTCTGCGCAGCCTGGGAGCGGCGCAGGTCTCCTATCTGATCCCGAGCCGGTTCGCGTTCGGCTACGGACTGAGTCCGGCGGTGGTCGACGCCGCCACGCCGCGCCGACCGGATCTGCTGATTACGGTCGACAACGGCATCGCCAGTCTCGCCGGGGTCGCGCGGGCCGCGGAGCTGGGCATCCCGGTCATGGTGACGGATCATCATCTGCCCGGCGAGCGGCTCCCGGACGCCGCCGCGATCCTCAACCCCAATCAACCGGGCTGCGCCTTTCCGAGCAAGCACCTGGCCGGTGTCGGCGTCGTCTTCTATCTCTTGGTCGCCGCGCGTGCCCGTCTGCGCGAGCAGGGCTGGTTCGGTGCGGGGCGACCTGAGCCCAACCTCGCGGATCTGCTGGATCTGGTCGCGCTGGGCACGGTCGCGGACGTGGTGACCCTGGACCGCAACAACCGGATCCTGGTCGAGCAGGGGCTCAGACGCATCCGCGCCGGGCGGTGCAGTCCGGGCGTGCGCGCACTGCTGAGGATCGGCGGCCGAGACCCGAGCCGGGCCACGGCCACCGATCTGGCCTTCGTCGCCGCACCCCGGCTCAACGCCGCGGGTCGGATCGAGGACATGTCGGTGGGTGTCGAGTGCCTGCTGACCAACGATCCGCAGGTCGCCGCGGATCTCGCTGCACAGCTCGATGCGCTGAACCGCCGACGCCGCGAGATCGAAGGCGAGATGAAGGACGAGGCCGAGTCCTCGCTCGCGGGGCTCTGTCTGGACGGTGCCGCGCTGCCGCCCGGGCTCTGTCTGTTCGGCGAGGATTGGCATCAGGGCGTCTCGGGGATCGTCGCGGCGCGGATCCGCGAGCGGTATCATCGTCCGGTGATCGCCTTTGCGAACGGCGGCGACGGTTTTCTGCGCGGCTCGGCGCGATCGGTCGAAGGCGTCCATGTCCGAGACCTGATCGCACTGGTGGATCGGCAGGATCCGGGCCTGATCGAGCGCTTCGGCGGCCATGCGATGGCGGCGGGGCTGTGCATTCGCCCGGAGGCACTGCCCCGGTTCCGCGAGGCCTTTGCGGAGGCCGTGCGCGCGGTGGTCGGCGACCGGCCGCCGCAGCCGGAAATCGCATCCGACGGTGCGCTCCCGCAGCGGCTCATGACCCTGGAAACCGCCGAGACCCTCCGCATCGCGGGCCCTTGGGGCAAGGGCTTCCCGGAGCCCCGTTTCGACGGCACCTTCGATGTCTTGAGCGCACGACTGGTGGGCGAGCGCCATCTGAAGCTCCGTCTTGCCGGGCCCGCGGCCGAGGATGGACCGATCGAGGCCATCGGCTTCAACCTGGGTGAGCAGATCTCGGAGGCCGGCGGCGCGGTGCGGCTCGCCTACCGATTGGACGTCAACGACTACCGAGGCAACCGCTCCGCGCAATTGATCCTCGAGCATCTGGAGCCTGCTGCATGA